In Deltaproteobacteria bacterium, the sequence CCGAGCTTCGTGTCCCGAGCGACGACCTCGAACTCCTCGATGTGGATCGAGGTGAAGAGATCGTCCTTGACGATCTTCTCCGAGATCAGGATCGAGTCCTCGAAGTTGTATCCGCCCCACGGCATGAACGCGACCAGGATGTTCCGGCCGAGCGCGAGCTCGCCGCGGTCGGTCGCGGCTCCGTCCGCGATGACCTGCCCTTTCCGGATCCGCTGCCCGACCTTCACGATCGGCTTCTGGTTGATGCAGGTGTTCTGGTTCGAGCGCCGGTACTTGATCAGATTGATGATGTCCGGCGCGGCATCCGCGCCCTCGGCGTCGGGATCCGGCTTGATCACGATCCGCGAGGCATCGACGCTCTCGACCACGCCGCTGCGCTTGGCGACGATCGTGGCCCCGGAATCACGGGCGACCACGCCTTCCATTCCCGTGCCCACCAACGGTGCGTCGGTCCGAAGCAGCGGCAGCGCCTGGCGCTGCATGTTCGAGCCCATCAGCGCTCGGTTCGCGTCGTCGTTCTCGAGGAACGGAATCAGCGAGGCCGCCACCGAGACGAGCTGATTGGGCGAGACGTCCATCATGTCGATCTCTTCGCGACCGATCATCACGAACTCGCCGTTCTCTCGCGCCGAGACCACCTCGTTCTTGAACTTGCCGTCGCTTCCGACGGCTGCGTTCGCCTGCGCGATCGCGACCCGCTCCTCTTCCAGCGCCGACAGGTAGCGGACGTTCTCGGTGACCTTGTTGTTCTTCACCTCGCGGTACGGAGTCTCGATGAAGCCGTAGTCGTTCACGCGCGCGTAGGTGGAGAGCGACGCGATCAGCCCGATGTTCGGACCCTCCGGCGTCTCGACCGGGCAGATGCGTCCGTAGTGCGTGCTGTGGACGTCGCGGACCTCGAAGCCGGCGCGCTCGCGCGTCAGACCGCCGGGCCCGAGCGCCGACAGACGCCGCTTGTGGGTGACCGCCGAGAGCGGGTTCGTCTGGTCCATGAACTGCGAGAGCTGGCTGGAGCCGAAGAACTCCTTGATCACCGCCGAGACGGGCTTGGAGTTGATCAGGTCGTGCGGCATGAGCTGCTCGATCTCCTGCAGGCTCATGCGCTCCTTGATCGCCCGCTCCATGCGGACCAGACCGATCCGGTACTGGTTCTCGAGCAGCTCGCCGACGACGCGGACGCGGCGATTGCCGAGGTGGTCGATGTCGTCGATGCGCTTGTCGGGATCGCCGTTCTTCAGATCGACGAGGTACTTGACCGCGAGCAGGATGTCGTCCTTGCGCAGCGTGGTCTCGTCGAGCGGAACGTCGACTCCGAGCTTGTGGTTGAGCTTCAGCCGACCCACGCGCGAAAGGTCGTATCGCTCCGGGTTGAAGAAGAGGTTGTTGAAGACGGTGGTCGCCGTCTCGATCGTCGGTGGATCTCCCGGCCGCAGGCGCCGGTAGATGTCGATGATCGCCTCTTCCTTGGTCATGGTCTTGTCGGCGTTCAGCGTGTCGTGGATCGCCGTTCCCGTGGTGACCGGATCGAGGTAGAGCAGCTGGAACTCGAGCAGGTTGCGCTTGCGCAGCTCCTCGAGGATCTCCTCGGTGATCGACTCGTTGCACTCGAGGATGACCTCGCCGGTGGTCTCGTCGACGATGTCCTCGGGCGCGACGCGCTTCACGCCATCGTCGCGCACGAGATCATCGAGGCCGATCGGGATCCACTCGATCCCCGCCTCGCGGATCTTGCGCACCGCGGCCTGGGTGAACTTGCGTCCTTCGCGGACGATCGTCTCGCCGTCGTCGCTCTTCACCGACTTGGTGGCGCGCTGGCCGAGCAGCCGCTCGGGCGCGGAGACCTTCTTCGAGAGCTTGCGGCCGTCGATCTTGATCAGCTCCGGCGCATAGAAGAACGAGAGCAGCTCCTCGGGCGAGTAGCCGAGCGCTTTCAGCAGCACCGTTCCGTGCAGCTTGCGCCGCCGGTCGATCCGGACCTGGATCAGGTCCTTGTGGTCGAACTCGATGTCGAGCCACGAGCCGCGATACGGAATCACTCTGGTGGAGTAGAGCTTCTTGCCCGCCGACGTGACGGCCGTCGATTGGCCGGTGTCGAAGAAGATGCCGGGAGAGCGGTGCAGCTGAGAGACGATGACCCGCTCGGTCCCGTTGATGATGAACGTGCCGTTCTCCGTCATCACCGGAATCTCGCCGAAGTAGACCTCCTGCTCCTTTACGTCGCGGATGTTCTGGTGACCCTCTCCGGGGTTGTCCCAGACGATCAGCCGGATCGTGACCTTGATCGGCGCGGCGTAGGTCATCCCGCGCTGCAGACATTCCTGCACGTCGTACTTGGGCTTCTCGAGCGTGTACGAGACGAACTCGAGCGAGGCCGTCTCGTTGAAGTCGCGGATCGGGAAGACCGAATGAAAGACCGCCTGCAGACCCACCGACTCGCGCTTCTCGGGCGCGACGTCCGCCTGAAGGAACCGCTCGAACGATCGGTTCTGGATGTCGATCAGGTTCGGGATGTCGATGATCCGCTGTATCTTGGAAAAGTCCTTCCGGAGTCGCCCCGAATTGAAGGAAGCTTCCATTCACCCTCCCCTTCCCGAATGCGCGCACGAATGCACGCGCAACCCGGGGCCGGTCATCCCGGCTTGGTTTGCGAACGCTTGAAATGCGGTGATGTCGCGCGTTGCGCGCTCACTGACTCACTTGATGTCGACCTGTCCGCCCGACGCTTCGATCTGCGTCTTGATCTTGGCCGCCTCGTCCTTGGAGACGCCTTCCTTCACGGGCTTCGGAGCTCCCTCGACCAGGTCCTTGGCCTCTTTCAGGCCGAGACCGGTGATCGCGCGGACTTCCTTGATGACCTGGATCTTCTTGTCACCCGCCGAAACGAGGATGACGTCGAACTCCGTCTTCTCTTCCGCCGCCGCAGCGGCCGCTCCCGCAGCCGGCCCCGCCACCGCGACCGCGGCCGGAGCGGCCGTGACGCCCCACTCCTGCTCCATCTTCTTGATGAGCGAAGCGATCTCCATGGGCTTGAGCTCGTTGATCTGCGAGAAGATTTCTTCGACGGTTGCCATCGGACTTGCCTCCTGTGCCCGGATCGGATTAAGGCGCAACGTGCGCCGGAGCCGGGGCTACCTGGTGTTTGCGGGACTCAGTTCG encodes:
- the rpoB gene encoding DNA-directed RNA polymerase subunit beta, whose translation is MEASFNSGRLRKDFSKIQRIIDIPNLIDIQNRSFERFLQADVAPEKRESVGLQAVFHSVFPIRDFNETASLEFVSYTLEKPKYDVQECLQRGMTYAAPIKVTIRLIVWDNPGEGHQNIRDVKEQEVYFGEIPVMTENGTFIINGTERVIVSQLHRSPGIFFDTGQSTAVTSAGKKLYSTRVIPYRGSWLDIEFDHKDLIQVRIDRRRKLHGTVLLKALGYSPEELLSFFYAPELIKIDGRKLSKKVSAPERLLGQRATKSVKSDDGETIVREGRKFTQAAVRKIREAGIEWIPIGLDDLVRDDGVKRVAPEDIVDETTGEVILECNESITEEILEELRKRNLLEFQLLYLDPVTTGTAIHDTLNADKTMTKEEAIIDIYRRLRPGDPPTIETATTVFNNLFFNPERYDLSRVGRLKLNHKLGVDVPLDETTLRKDDILLAVKYLVDLKNGDPDKRIDDIDHLGNRRVRVVGELLENQYRIGLVRMERAIKERMSLQEIEQLMPHDLINSKPVSAVIKEFFGSSQLSQFMDQTNPLSAVTHKRRLSALGPGGLTRERAGFEVRDVHSTHYGRICPVETPEGPNIGLIASLSTYARVNDYGFIETPYREVKNNKVTENVRYLSALEEERVAIAQANAAVGSDGKFKNEVVSARENGEFVMIGREEIDMMDVSPNQLVSVAASLIPFLENDDANRALMGSNMQRQALPLLRTDAPLVGTGMEGVVARDSGATIVAKRSGVVESVDASRIVIKPDPDAEGADAAPDIINLIKYRRSNQNTCINQKPIVKVGQRIRKGQVIADGAATDRGELALGRNILVAFMPWGGYNFEDSILISEKIVKDDLFTSIHIEEFEVVARDTKLGREEITRDIPNVGEEALADLDESGIVRIGAEVQPDDILVGKITPKGETQLSPEERLLRAIFGEKAGDVRDTSLRVPPGQSGTVIGARVFSRRGTDKDDRGRSITDAEIAKLRIDQEDEIRIVRESALNRVRELLIGERASVRMADERKKDAWLNPGDTITEGHLAEVPRRKWRDIRVENPAKQTRIETMLAAAEEQASLIKTVFEEKIGRLKKGDELPPGVFKMVKVYVATKRKLSVGDKMAGRHGNKGVISRILPEEDMPYMPNGEPVELVLNPLGVPSRMNIGQILETHLGWAARGLGEQVQAHLDEHYSPAKMRDRLKTVMAKPEAKKMVDGLADDEVMDMARRHVRGIHTATPVFDGPTEAEIKEALRAGGMPASGQTVLFDGRTGDAFHGDVTVGIMYMMKLHHLVDDKIHARSIGPYSLVTQQPLGGKAQFGGQRLGEMEVWAMEAYGAAYALQEFLTVKSDDVIGRTRMYESIVKGDCELMPGLPESFNVLIKEMQSLGLNIDLLEDIQ
- a CDS encoding 50S ribosomal protein L7/L12; this translates as MATVEEIFSQINELKPMEIASLIKKMEQEWGVTAAPAAVAVAGPAAGAAAAAAEEKTEFDVILVSAGDKKIQVIKEVRAITGLGLKEAKDLVEGAPKPVKEGVSKDEAAKIKTQIEASGGQVDIK